TTTCATGCTCATAATAGTACATCATTTCGCCTATTATTTTGCTGTATAGCTCTTTCATTTTTGAGTCCCTCCTTCTTTATTAGTCATAAAATATACAGTATCTAACTCTATCTTTTTTGAAACATCAACAACATCATTTATAGTCACTTCATTTATTTTATGTAAAAATTCGTCTATATCATAATCCAAATGTGCCAAATTCTGTGACAAATAAAAATCAGAAATCTGTGTTGCATTATCTTTTATAGAATTCATCGATGTATTTAATGCCTTTAATGTTGAATCAAATTCATAGTCAGTTATATTACCGTTTTTTATTTCTTCAATTTGTTTTAATATAATATCTAAAGCCTTCTGATAATTTTTTATTTCTATACCTGACATTATAAGCATAAGGCCTTTAAATCTTTCAAGCCTTGAATGCGCATAATATGCAAGACTCGCCTTTTCCCTAACATTCATAAATAATTTTGAAAATGGACCACCACCAAGAACCCCACTATATACAAGAAGCGGGAAATATTCGCTATCACTCGGTTTTACATTTGTTCTAAATCCTAATGTCAATTTACCTTGTGTAACATCTAATTCTTCTCTTACATAATTAACTTTTTCTATTTTCTTATATATCGGAGTATCCGGTATATCGATGATATTATCTCTATTGATATTAAAATATTTTTCGAAAAAATATTTGATTTTCTCTTTGTCAACATTCCCTGTTACATATATGTCAATTGGCAATGTCCTTATACATTTTTTATAATATTCATAGAGATTAGATTCATCAATTTTGTCGAGGTAATCTACATTGCCAAGCTCGTATATAGAATAATTCTCATCTTTGCACATTTCTTCTATACACCTATCGACAGCATATTTTGTCTTTTCATTTATCCTTGAATTTATTAAATTTCTTTGTATTTCTTTTTCCTGGTCAACGTATATTTTATTAAACCCATTATTCACAACTAATGGATTCAATAATATATCTGCTAAAAATTTAATTCCTTCTTCTGTAATATCATCTTTAATGTAGTTACTATCGGCTATCTCTAGTCTAAATTGTCCTATCTGCCTTTCACCTTTTTTATATACTGAAAACAATAATGTAGCACCATATAAACCCTCTAGATATTTAGTTATTTCTTTATATGTTTTAATATTCTTACTTCCTCTTTTTAATACTGAAGGTAACAAAGCAAATTCTGTGGCGTCATCTCCAAGCTTATTATGTATATAAATGTTTATCGTAATTGTTTTAAATTTTTTCATTTGATTTATGTAGAGATTTATACCATTACTAATTTTATCCTTATAAATGGACATATTTTATCACTCCTTCTATAATAATCCAATTGACCTTAATTATATTTCAAATATTATTTTGTGTCAACAAAATATAAACCCGGGTTTCCCCGAGTTTATCCTATGCACTTGGTGTGATTCTCTTTAAAATCTCTGCAATCTGTTTAGTAAATTCTGATAATGGCCTGCCAGCGGCTATACCTTTTGCAATATTATTGAGTCGTGTATATAGATCTGGATCCGATGTAGTTGAAACATGTTTTATTCCCTTATCAGTATCTCTTACAATCTTTTCAACCTTCTTCTTAACTTCAGTCTCATGTGCACCTTGTACCTTTGATTTCATATCAATACCGACAATAGCAGTGTTACCCGATATTACGACTGTCGCTTTATTTACTTCCGGTATTTTAGCAACATTTGTCGCAATTCTTGCTGCTCTAGCACTTTCAGGTGCCGGTCTTCTTGCCGGTACCGGAGTTGTTGGTGCAGGTGTTGTTGGCGTCCTTTGCGGTGCCGGTGTTGTCATCCTTGGTGCAGGTGGTGTATATCTTGTAGGACTGGGTC
This portion of the Thermoanaerobacterium sp. RBIITD genome encodes:
- a CDS encoding pitrilysin family protein; its protein translation is MSIYKDKISNGINLYINQMKKFKTITINIYIHNKLGDDATEFALLPSVLKRGSKNIKTYKEITKYLEGLYGATLLFSVYKKGERQIGQFRLEIADSNYIKDDITEEGIKFLADILLNPLVVNNGFNKIYVDQEKEIQRNLINSRINEKTKYAVDRCIEEMCKDENYSIYELGNVDYLDKIDESNLYEYYKKCIRTLPIDIYVTGNVDKEKIKYFFEKYFNINRDNIIDIPDTPIYKKIEKVNYVREELDVTQGKLTLGFRTNVKPSDSEYFPLLVYSGVLGGGPFSKLFMNVREKASLAYYAHSRLERFKGLMLIMSGIEIKNYQKALDIILKQIEEIKNGNITDYEFDSTLKALNTSMNSIKDNATQISDFYLSQNLAHLDYDIDEFLHKINEVTINDVVDVSKKIELDTVYFMTNKEGGTQK
- a CDS encoding YhcN/YlaJ family sporulation lipoprotein → MKKARNFFLMLLALIMALTISLTGCKPAKRPSPTRYTPPAPRMTTPAPQRTPTTPAPTTPVPARRPAPESARAARIATNVAKIPEVNKATVVISGNTAIVGIDMKSKVQGAHETEVKKKVEKIVRDTDKGIKHVSTTSDPDLYTRLNNIAKGIAAGRPLSEFTKQIAEILKRITPSA